The region TCTTGATGACGGCGTAGGCTTCATTGACCAGGATCTGCGTGCCGATCTTCAGCACATCGGCCGGCACCCGTGGATCGACATTGGTGTAATACTCCGCGCCGCCCACCACGATCCGAGCCAGCCCTTCGCCGGGCAAGTCGAGCAAGGTGCCGATCCGGTTGGCCGGCGCGGTCAACTTCCCGACCACTTCGCTGATCTTTTTGTATTCGGCTTCCCGCTGCTGTTGGCTGGCGGCATTCAGCATGACCGAATGCCGGAGCTTGTAGAGGATCTGCTGGCGGGGGTCGTTCTCAGGAAACGAGGCCAGACACTGCTCGATCAATTCCAACGGGTCTGCCGCCGCCGAGGCCGGCCGCTTCCCCGCCCCTGTATCCGATGGGCCTCCCGGCCCCTTGTCGTCCGCTCGATGGTCGCTCATGTGTGCCTCCCAACCAATCAGGCGTCATCATAACAACATGTTTGCGCCAGACGCTACCAGGGAGATATCGAGGATTGGGGGCAATCGAGAGCGCAGATTGGATGGAGAACCGCATCGAAACAGAAAGGCCCACAACCTGCTAATTGACAGCTTGGAGTGTCACCGATACCGATTGCCGCTTATTGGCGCGCAAAATCTCGACGGATACCTGCTCACCGACCTTGTGCGCCTCCATGACGTCCATCAGGTCGTCGAGCGTGGCCACGGGTTTGCCGGCAACCGCGAGAATGACATCGCCGATCTCAATCCGGCCATCGGCCGTTTGCCGTGCGCCTCTGAGCCCAGCCGCATCGGCCGCACCCCCACGGGCGACCTTCCCGAGAATCAACCCCTTGATGCCCCAGCGCTTCGCCATCGCATCGGGAATGAACGACACGCCAAATCCTGGACGAATCAGTTTCCCGTGCTTGATCAATTCCGGAACAATGCGATTCACCGTATCCACCGGCACGGCGAATCCGATGCCGGCATAGGCGCCACTGGGGCTCACAATTTGCGTGTTGACGCCAATCAAGCGGCCGCTGCTGTCCAGCAACGGCCCGCCGGAGTTGCCGGGATTGATCGCCGCATCGGTCTGCACGACCCCGTCGATCGTCCGGTTCGACATCGACTTGATCGTGCGTCCCAAGGCGCTCACCACGCCGGTCGTCAAGGTATGGTCCAGCCCGAACGGATTCCCGATGGCCAGCACCTTCTGCCCCACCCGCAAGTCGTGCGACAGGCCCACCGCGAGCGGCTCTAACACCGTCTCTGGCGCTTGAATCTGCAAGACCGCGAGATCGTGGTCCGGATCGACGCCGACCACTTTCGCCTGGTGCTCGCTCCGATCGGCCAGCGTCACCTTAATGGAGTTGGCGCCATAGATGACGTGAAAGTTCGTGACGATATGGCCCTGCTTGTTCCAGATGAATCCGGAACCGGAGCCCTGCGGCACTTCCATCGTCTCCAGCGACCAGAAGTCCCGCTGGATCGCCGTATTGGCAATAAAGACGACGGACTTTGTGGCTCGTTCGAAGACGGCCATGGTGGCCCGCTCATCGGGAGACAATTCGGCTGGTCCAGGCGAAACCGGCCGAGGCTTGCCCTCCGCGCCGTCATAGCCGCCGCCGAGCGGCTTCCCCCAATCCGACGCCGTTGCCGCTACGGTGGATGTGAACAGACAAGCTCCCAAGGCAATCCCCTGGAGGCACCCTCTGACAGGCCGCGTGATCACCCTACTCCCCCATGATCTGAATAATGAGCTCGCGCGTGCGGGACCGCGTGTCGAAATCAACGACCACGATCTGCTGCCAGGTGCCAAGATGCAAGGCGCCTTCGGAGAAGGGAATGGTCACGGACGGCCCTTGGAGCTGCCCGCGCAGATGGCTGTGCCCGTTGTCTTCGCCTGGATTTCTCGTATTGTGCTGCCAGGCCGGATCGGCCGGCACCACCCGGTCCCAGAAGGCTTTCGTGTCGGCGCGAATGCCCGGTTCGTCTTCGATGACCATGATCGAAGCGGTGGTATGCTTCACAAACACCG is a window of Nitrospira sp. DNA encoding:
- a CDS encoding trypsin-like peptidase domain-containing protein, which translates into the protein MITRPVRGCLQGIALGACLFTSTVAATASDWGKPLGGGYDGAEGKPRPVSPGPAELSPDERATMAVFERATKSVVFIANTAIQRDFWSLETMEVPQGSGSGFIWNKQGHIVTNFHVIYGANSIKVTLADRSEHQAKVVGVDPDHDLAVLQIQAPETVLEPLAVGLSHDLRVGQKVLAIGNPFGLDHTLTTGVVSALGRTIKSMSNRTIDGVVQTDAAINPGNSGGPLLDSSGRLIGVNTQIVSPSGAYAGIGFAVPVDTVNRIVPELIKHGKLIRPGFGVSFIPDAMAKRWGIKGLILGKVARGGAADAAGLRGARQTADGRIEIGDVILAVAGKPVATLDDLMDVMEAHKVGEQVSVEILRANKRQSVSVTLQAVN
- a CDS encoding secondary thiamine-phosphate synthase enzyme YjbQ — protein: MAVKTVALHVNMRGDSHIENLTAAVQSALAESELEAGIVTVFVKHTTASIMVIEDEPGIRADTKAFWDRVVPADPAWQHNTRNPGEDNGHSHLRGQLQGPSVTIPFSEGALHLGTWQQIVVVDFDTRSRTRELIIQIMGE